The following coding sequences are from one Syntrophus gentianae window:
- a CDS encoding FmdE family protein codes for MTSKIMSYSYDEYIELVRSFHGFPAPGVLIGGFMVDLAVKNLPEGVLYDALCETKTCLPDAIQLLTPCTIGNGWLTVLPLGRYALSLYDKYTHEGVRVYLDEAKMGPWQEVRNWFMKLKTKQEQDTERLYREIQEAGQDMLSLRPVKLKPEFVQEKHKGKVALCPKCGESYPVSDGEVCLGCQGSDPYF; via the coding sequence ATGACTTCGAAGATCATGTCTTACTCTTATGATGAATATATTGAATTAGTGAGGTCCTTTCACGGCTTTCCCGCTCCCGGCGTCCTTATCGGCGGATTCATGGTGGATCTGGCGGTAAAGAATCTCCCCGAAGGGGTTCTCTATGATGCCCTCTGCGAGACAAAAACCTGCCTCCCCGATGCCATCCAGCTTCTCACCCCCTGCACGATCGGCAACGGATGGCTCACAGTCCTCCCCCTGGGACGCTATGCCCTCAGCCTTTATGACAAATACACCCACGAAGGGGTGCGAGTGTATCTGGATGAGGCGAAAATGGGGCCCTGGCAGGAGGTTCGGAACTGGTTCATGAAATTAAAAACCAAGCAGGAACAGGATACCGAAAGGCTTTACAGAGAAATTCAGGAAGCCGGACAGGATATGTTAAGCCTTCGGCCTGTGAAGCTTAAACCCGAGTTTGTCCAGGAAAAGCACAAGGGAAAGGTTGCCCTCTGCCCGAAATGCGGCGAGTCCTATCCCGTCAGCGATGGAGAAGTCTGTCTCGGCTGCCAGGGTTCCGATCCTTACTTTTAA
- a CDS encoding formate dehydrogenase accessory protein FdhE, with amino-acid sequence MSELSGNTGRLEEIIDREMDRHPHSQPLLEAFRPLFLVRSRLLEELQLGKEEPFKIDEIRFQGGVPVIEQHPLLQENDPWDDLVRAITPALQEGFPDLRGDLENFEKALSEGKFVLSEYFLQNRDGQENLLSAWAETLSIAAPRIGFVLNSAARVVLEKRARDIAEQIQGLKWEKGYCPICGSFPSLAVIGEKIGERWLHCSNCGHLWRFSRVICPYCEHEEQEGMDFFLIEDKPQEAAFSCDSCQRYLVTLYRVSDLNDRNLDVSALGLTHLDVIMQGKNLLPMAVTDWNVF; translated from the coding sequence ATGAGCGAGCTCAGCGGCAATACCGGGAGACTGGAAGAGATTATCGACCGTGAGATGGATAGGCATCCCCACAGCCAGCCCCTTCTGGAGGCCTTCCGTCCTCTGTTCCTGGTGAGAAGTCGTCTTCTGGAAGAATTGCAGCTGGGGAAAGAGGAACCCTTCAAAATCGACGAGATCCGCTTCCAGGGAGGTGTTCCGGTCATCGAGCAGCACCCTTTGCTTCAGGAAAACGATCCCTGGGATGATCTTGTCCGTGCGATCACTCCCGCTCTGCAGGAAGGCTTTCCCGATCTGAGGGGAGATCTGGAGAATTTTGAAAAAGCCCTTTCAGAAGGAAAATTTGTCCTCTCCGAATACTTTCTCCAGAACCGGGACGGACAGGAGAACCTTCTTTCCGCCTGGGCCGAAACCCTTTCAATTGCCGCGCCTCGCATCGGCTTCGTTCTGAATTCTGCGGCCAGAGTTGTCCTGGAAAAGCGGGCCAGAGACATTGCCGAACAAATTCAGGGGTTGAAATGGGAAAAGGGTTACTGCCCGATCTGTGGATCCTTTCCCTCTCTGGCCGTCATTGGTGAGAAGATCGGCGAGCGTTGGCTTCACTGCTCCAATTGCGGACACCTGTGGCGTTTCAGCCGGGTGATCTGCCCCTATTGCGAACATGAGGAGCAGGAGGGAATGGACTTTTTCCTGATCGAAGACAAACCTCAGGAAGCGGCCTTCTCCTGCGATTCCTGTCAACGCTACCTCGTGACCCTGTACCGCGTGAGTGACCTGAATGATCGCAACCTCGATGTCTCAGCCCTTGGCCTCACCCATCTCGATGTGATTATGCAGGGAAAGAATCTCCTCCCCATGGCTGTCACCGACTGGAATGTTTTTTAG